CCGTCCCGGACCTGCCCGACCGGTCGACGGCGCCCGCGAAGGATGTCGCCCGACGTCTCGGTCTCCCCGCCGACGACGCGGAGTTCGCGACTGAGAACACCCTGATCGGTCAGAAATTCACATGGAACGGCCCCCGCGCAATCAATCGCACGGGGGCTCGTTCTGCTTCACTTCTCGGTCTCTACCGCACGTCTCTACCGCACGGTCTCTACTGCACCGCGATATCCGACAACGGGACCTCGACGTCCGTCACGTTCGTGCCGCCCTCGCCGAAACCGGGCTCCGCGCGGACACTTCCCTCACTGTTGAGGATTCCGTTGGCCTGGGGCGTGCCGCACTGCACATTGCGGAGCCAGAGACGGCCGTCCGGGGTGCCGTTGGAGAGGAGCTGCGGATAGAAGGCGTGGATGGTGGTGGCGTTCTCGCCGGGGGAGAAGAACACCGTCTGACCGTCCTGGGCGTCCTTGTACGTGGCGCGCAGGAAGCCGCTCACGTCGGTGCGCTTGTGGGACCACATGAAGAAGGCGATGTGGTCGGGCTTGACCACGTCACTGCGCTTGAAGGTGAACGAGGACGACGTCTCGTCGGTCTTGATGTTGAAGTCCGTGACGTTGAAGGTGACACCGACCTCGAAGAACGAGTTCCCCAGCTTGGTGTCGCCGCTGACGCTGAAGCCCTCCTCCAGCTGGATGACCCGGGCCACGGAGGCCGTGCCGCCGAATTCCTTCTTCGCCTCGGTGTCGAAACCGCAGTTGTCGGTGACGGTGGTGACCCGTTCGTTGGGGCCGAAGCTGTTGCGCTTGTTCTGGACGGGGACGAACTGGCAGTTCTCCAGCTTGTCCGAGTCCGTACGGCAGTCCGTGGCCACCTCGTCGGGGGTCGCGGCGCCGGCGCTGTACATCAGCGGGACGGCCATGCCGAGGGCCACGACCGGCGCCAGGGCGAGGGTGATGCGCTTCTTCTTGCTCCGGTGGTTGCCGCTGCGGCCGGTGCGTGACATGCGTGTCTCCTGTGCGGGGATTCGAGGGGGAGGAGGGGGGAGGGGAGCGGAGGGCCGGGCATCAGCAGTCGGTCAGTACGGCCTTGGAGGTGCCGTCCACGAGCCCGGGTGTGCCCGCCGCGCCGGGGTTGATGACCGGTCCCTCGACGACGTCCGGGGCGACGAAGTTCTGCTCGGGGGAGGGGTTCACGGCGAAGGAACCGGGGTTGGCGTCGATCCGGACCCGCCATTCACCGGTCATCCGCTGCATCTTCGGCGTGAACGTGACGTGCAGGACCTTTCCGACGGGCACCTGCCGCTGTTCGGACTCGGTCGCCGTCGCCGACTTGGTGGTCATGTCGAGGGTGCCCTTGTGCTTGACCCAGGAAAGACCGATGGCGCCGAACAGACCGCCGAGCGCGCCCTGCTGGGTGGCGGTGTAGCGGCCCTGGCCCTGGCCGACCGTCTGGGAGAACTCGGTGGTGACCTCGGACGGCTCGGTGGCGTTCGGCTCGCAGTTGGGGAAGTCGACCGTCACCTTCTCGGTGGGGCCGTCGAAGGTCTCGAAATTCGTCTCGACGAAATCGCAGTTGTCGGCGGCGAAACCGTCGGCGAACCCGCCTCCGAAATCCCTCACCGACTGCTGCTTTCCATTGAGGACGGCGGACCTCTCACACATCGAGACGATCTGCTCGGGCGTCTTCTCGTCGGCCGCGTTGGCCGACGGCAGCAGGACGGTCACCACGGCGGTGACGGTCACGGCGGAGGCGCCGATCGTGACGTAACGGACCTTCTTGTTCCTGAAGCGCCTTTTGGCCATGACCGGTTCTCTCCTTGGGGGTGGCTTTGCCTTCCTTTGGAGAATTATTGAGGTCACTCCCGGCTTTTCGGCAGGGTCAAATATCCCTACTTCGGGGTCACTTCGCGTTGCATATGCGACTGACGTACCGACATCTGACGCTTCATCAGATCAGGCGGTACGCTGACCTCGGCCAACGCACCCCGAAGGGAGTCCTCATGGGCAAGCTCGACGGACGTGTCGTCCTCGTCACAGGTGCCGCGCGCGGCCAGGGCGAGCAGGAGGCCCGGCTGTTCCGGGCGGAGGGGGCCGAGGTCGTCGTCGCCGACGTCCTCGACGATCAGGGAGAGGCCCTCGCCAAGGAGATCGGCGCGCTCTACGTCCACCTGGACGTGAGCGCCGAGGACGACTGGACGGCCGCCGTCGCCGCCGCCAAGGGCGCGTACGGCCGGGTGGACGGCCTCGTCAACAACGCCGGAGTGCTGCGCTTCAACTCCCTCGTCGACACCCCCCTCGACGAGTTCATGCAGGTCGTACGGGTCAACCAGGTGGGCGTCTTCCTCGGCGTCAAGACCCTCGCCCCCGAGATCGAGGCGGCCGGCGGCGGCACCATCGTCAACACCGCCTCGTACACGGGGATGACGGGGATGGCGTACGTCGGCGCGTACGCCGCGACCAAGCACGCGATCGTCGGCCTCACCCGCGTCGCCGCGCTGGAGCTGGCCCGCAAGGGCATCCGGGTCAACGCGGTGTGCCCCGGCTCCATCGACACCGCCATGACCGACCCGGGCGACGAGGCGTCCGCCGAGGCCGTCGCCAGGCTCTACCGCAAGCGGGTCCCGCTCGGCCGGATCGGCCGCGCCGAGGAGGTCGCCCGGCTCGCGCTCTTCCTCTCCTGCGACGACTCCTCGTACATCACCGGGCAGCCGTTCGTGATCGACGGGGGGTGGCTGGCCGGGGTGAGTCTTGTCTGACGACGCGTCAGCTCTTGACCGTCCATGGAGCCGATGGAACAGTCGGGACCATCAGAATCTGACGATCCGTCAGATGGGGCCGTGGGGACGGTGAACCTCCGTGGAATTCGGGCTCTTTGTACAGGGGTACGTGGGCAAGCGGGCCGAGACCGACCCGCTCGCGGAGCACAAGGCGCTGATGGAGGAGACCGAGTACGTCATCCAGGCGGACAAGTCCGGCTTCAAGTACGCCTGGGCCTCCGAGCACCACTTCCTGGAGGAGTACTCGCACCTCTCCGCCAACGACGTCTTCCTCGGCTACCTCGCGCACGCGACGGACCGCATCCACCTGGGATCCGGCATCTTCAACCCGCTCGCCCAGGTCAACCACCCGGTGAAGGTCGCCGAGAAGGTGACCATGCTCGACCATCTCAGCGAGGGGCGCTTCGAGTTCGGCAGCGGGCGCGGGGCCGGTTCGCACGAGATCCTCGGGTTCATCCCCGGGGTGACCGACATGAACTACACCAAGGAGATCTGGGAAGAGACCATCGCCGAGTTCCCCAAGATGTGGCTCCAGGACGAGTACGTCGGCTTCCAGGGCAAGCACTGGTCGCTGCCGCCGCGCAAGATCCTGCCCAAGCCGTACGGGAAGTCGCACCCCGCGATGTGGTACGCCGCCGGGTCGCCGCCCTCGTACTCCATGGCCGCGCGCAAGGGGCTCGGGGTGCTCGGCTTCAGTGTGCAGAAGGTCTCCGACATGGAGTGGGTGCTGGAGAAGTACAAGACCGCCATCGTCGACGCCGAACCGATCGGTGACTTCGTCAACGACAACGTCATGGTGACGACCACCGCGATCTGCGCGCCCACGCACGACGAGGCGGTGCGGATCGCGGTCAACGGCGGGCTGCACTATCTGCCGTCGCTGGTCTTCCGGTACCACGACACGTTCCCCCGGCCCGACGGGTTCCCCGTGTGGCCGGAGACGCTGCCCGAGTACAACGAGGAGTTCATCGAACTGCTCATCGAGGAAGAGCTGTTGATCTGCGGGGACCCGGACGAAGTGGTCCGGCAGTGCAAGCGGTGGGAGCAGGCCGGGGCGGATCAGCTGAGCTTCGGGCTGCCGGTGGGGGTGCCGAAGGAGGAGACCCTGCAGACGATCCGGCTGGTCGGGGAGCATGTCATTCCGAAGATCGACACGGATCCTGTGCACCGGACGTCCCGCTTCCGGGCTGCCGGGTGAGCGCCGTCGCGGGGTGCGGGCCCGGTGGGGCATCTCGCGCAGTTCCCCGCGCCCCTGAAGGGCGCGGCAGCACAGCCGTCGTTTCCAGTGACCGTGCGGAAGGGGTGTCGCGGTGCTCGACCATGTCATCAAAGGGGTGACCGTCGTCGACGGGACCGGCGCCCCCGCGTACACCGCTGACGTGGGCATACGGGACGGGCGTATCGCCGTCGTCGGGAGCGTCACCGAGGAGGCGCGTACGTCCGAGGACGCGGCCGGGCTGGTGCTCGCGCCCGGCTTCGTCGACCCCCACACGCACTACGACGCCCAGCTGTTCTGGGACCCGTACGCCACACCGTCCCTCAACCACGGGGTCACCACGGTCGCGGGCGGGAACTGCGGTTTCACGCTCGCGCCGCTGAACCCCGGCCGTCCCGAGGACGCGGACTACACGCGGCGGATGATGTCCAAGGTCGAGGGGATGTCGCTGGTCGCGCTGGAGGAGGGGGCGCCCTGGAACTGGAACGGGTTCGGGGAGTACCTGGACGCCCTCGAAGGCCGGATAGCGGTCAACGCCGGTTTCATGGTGGGACATTGCGCGCTGCGGCGGTATGTGATGGGCCCGGACGCCATCGGCGGGCAGCCGAGCGACGAGCAACTGGACGCCATGCTGCGGCTGTTCCACGAGGCGATGGAGGCGGGCGCGTGGGGGCTGTCCACCACGCAGTCGTCGACGCACAGCGACGGGGACGGACAGCCGGTCGCGTCACGGCACGCGAAGCCCGCCGAACTGATCGCGCTGTCCCGGGCGGTGGGCGAGCACGAGGGCACCCAGATCGAGGCGATCGTCGCCGGATGCCTGGACCAGTTCAGCGACGAGGAGATCGATCTCTTCGTGGAGATGAGCGCGGTCGCCGGGCGTCCCCTCAACTGGAACGTGCTGACGATCGACGCCGCCGTCCCCGAGCGCGTGCCGCGCCAGCTGGAGGCCAGCGAGCGGGCACGGAAGGCCGGGGGCCGGGTGGTCGCCCTGACGATGCCGATCCTCACGCCCATGAACATGTCCCTCGGCACCTTCTGCGCGCTGAACCTGATCCCCGGCTGGGGCCCGGTCCTGGGCCTGCCCGTGCCCGAGCGGATCGAGCGCCTGCGCGACCCCGCCGTACGGGCCGAGATGCTGCGCCGCGCGGACAGCAAGGAGGCGGGCGTCTTCCGGCGGCTCGCCAACTTCGGGCGGTACGTCATCGGCGACACCTACAGCGAGGCGAACGAGGGCCTGACCGGGCGGGTGGTGAAGGACATCGCGGCCGAGCGCGGCCAGGAACCGTTCGAGTGCCTGGTGGAGATCTGCGCCGCCGACGACCTCCGTACGGTCCTGTGGCCCATGCCCACCGACAACGACCCCGGCTCCTGGACCCTGCGCGCCGAGACCTGGCGCCACGAGGACGTCCTCCTCGGCGGCTCCGACGCGGGCGCCCATCTGGACCGGATGTGCGGCGCCCCGTACACCACCCGGTTCATCGGGGACTGTCTGCGCGGCCGGAAACTGGTCGGGCTCGAACAGGCCGTGAAGATGCTGACCGACGACCCGGCACGCCTCTTCGGCCTGCGGGAACGGGGACAGGTGCGGGAGGGGTGGCATGCGGACCTCGTCCTGTTCGACCCGGAGCGTGTCGACGCCGGCAAGGCCACCCTGGTGCACGACCTGCCGGGCGACAGTCCGCGCCTCGACTCC
The Streptomyces griseiscabiei DNA segment above includes these coding regions:
- a CDS encoding SDR family NAD(P)-dependent oxidoreductase; the encoded protein is MGKLDGRVVLVTGAARGQGEQEARLFRAEGAEVVVADVLDDQGEALAKEIGALYVHLDVSAEDDWTAAVAAAKGAYGRVDGLVNNAGVLRFNSLVDTPLDEFMQVVRVNQVGVFLGVKTLAPEIEAAGGGTIVNTASYTGMTGMAYVGAYAATKHAIVGLTRVAALELARKGIRVNAVCPGSIDTAMTDPGDEASAEAVARLYRKRVPLGRIGRAEEVARLALFLSCDDSSYITGQPFVIDGGWLAGVSLV
- a CDS encoding LLM class flavin-dependent oxidoreductase — protein: MEFGLFVQGYVGKRAETDPLAEHKALMEETEYVIQADKSGFKYAWASEHHFLEEYSHLSANDVFLGYLAHATDRIHLGSGIFNPLAQVNHPVKVAEKVTMLDHLSEGRFEFGSGRGAGSHEILGFIPGVTDMNYTKEIWEETIAEFPKMWLQDEYVGFQGKHWSLPPRKILPKPYGKSHPAMWYAAGSPPSYSMAARKGLGVLGFSVQKVSDMEWVLEKYKTAIVDAEPIGDFVNDNVMVTTTAICAPTHDEAVRIAVNGGLHYLPSLVFRYHDTFPRPDGFPVWPETLPEYNEEFIELLIEEELLICGDPDEVVRQCKRWEQAGADQLSFGLPVGVPKEETLQTIRLVGEHVIPKIDTDPVHRTSRFRAAG
- a CDS encoding N-acyl-D-amino-acid deacylase family protein, giving the protein MLDHVIKGVTVVDGTGAPAYTADVGIRDGRIAVVGSVTEEARTSEDAAGLVLAPGFVDPHTHYDAQLFWDPYATPSLNHGVTTVAGGNCGFTLAPLNPGRPEDADYTRRMMSKVEGMSLVALEEGAPWNWNGFGEYLDALEGRIAVNAGFMVGHCALRRYVMGPDAIGGQPSDEQLDAMLRLFHEAMEAGAWGLSTTQSSTHSDGDGQPVASRHAKPAELIALSRAVGEHEGTQIEAIVAGCLDQFSDEEIDLFVEMSAVAGRPLNWNVLTIDAAVPERVPRQLEASERARKAGGRVVALTMPILTPMNMSLGTFCALNLIPGWGPVLGLPVPERIERLRDPAVRAEMLRRADSKEAGVFRRLANFGRYVIGDTYSEANEGLTGRVVKDIAAERGQEPFECLVEICAADDLRTVLWPMPTDNDPGSWTLRAETWRHEDVLLGGSDAGAHLDRMCGAPYTTRFIGDCLRGRKLVGLEQAVKMLTDDPARLFGLRERGQVREGWHADLVLFDPERVDAGKATLVHDLPGDSPRLDSKAIGIRAVWVNGVEAIRDDTVTGAVPGKVLRSGRDTRTVSTR